A genomic stretch from Telopea speciosissima isolate NSW1024214 ecotype Mountain lineage chromosome 7, Tspe_v1, whole genome shotgun sequence includes:
- the LOC122670113 gene encoding protein NUCLEAR FUSION DEFECTIVE 4-like, whose product MPVLKAGSRPPWVGLEAAVWVEIAVGNVYNFPLYSPSLKSVMGLSQQQLTMLGVANDFGENFGLLPGVFCNKLPPWILLSIGAFSCFLGYGVLWLVVIQTVQSLPYWVLWLALCVATNSSAWFSAAVLVTNMRNFPLTRGTVAGILKGYGGISAAVYTEIYIAVLQNSSSQLLLFLTLGVPLVCFAVMYFVRPCTPAAGDDSAEHGHFLFVQVASVVLGIFLLTTTILTDVLNLSAPFSNIFVAIMVLLLMAPFAIPVKMTLYPANPKKPGTLDLPVGSSDRLIPGEGNSDKIEPLLTLSSSATQLENFHESDDASDIDTLLAEGEGAVKKKKRPRRGDDFKFREAFVKVDFWLLFLVYFFGSGSGITVLNNLAQIGIAQGVDDTTILLSLFSFCNFIGRLGGGAVSEYFVRSRKMPRTIWMMCTQVIMIIAYLLFASALSSGTLYTATALLGICYGAQFSIMISTASELFGLKNFGEIYNFMGIGNPLGAFLFSGLLAGYVYDKEAEKQEGLNLLTKSASCLGPNCFRLTFLVLAGTCSLGSVLGLILSIRIKPVYQMLYAVDSLRHPQDPGH is encoded by the exons ATGCCAGTTTTGAAAGCAGGGAGTAGGCCACCATGGGTGGGTCTAGAAGCTGCAGTTTGGGTTGAGATAGCAGTTGGGAATGTTTACAATTTTCCTCTCTATTCCCCTTCTCTGAAATCTGTTATGGGTTTAAGTCAACAGCAGCTCACCATGCTTGGAGTTGCTAACGATTTTGGAGAGAATTTTGGTCTCCTTCCTGGTGTCTTCTGCAATAAATTACCACCTTGGATTCTTCTATCCATTGGagctttctcttgtttcttgGGTTATGGAGTTCTCTGGCTTGTTGTGATCCAAACTGTTCAGTCTCTTCCTTATTGGGTG TTATGGCTTGCTCTTTGTGTCGCCACTAATAGCAGTGCCTGGTTCAGCGCGGCTGTGCTTGTAACTAACATGCGGAACTTCCCTCTCACCAGGGGCACTGTTGCTGGCATTCTCAAAGGATATGGGGGAATATCTGCTGCAGTATACACAGAGATCTACATTGCAGTGCTGCAAAACTCTTCTTCACAGCTCTTGCTGTTCCTCACACTTGGTGTTCCTCTTGTATGTTTTGCAGTAATGTATTTTGTTAGGCCTTGTACACCAGCAGCTGGAGATGACTCTGCTGAACATGGCCATTTCCTTTTTGTCCAAGTTGCCAGTGTTGttcttggcatctttcttctcacAACAACTATATTGACTGATGTGCTCAACTTGAGTGCTCCTTTTTCCAACATATTTGTTGCTATCATGGTTCTCCTTCTCATGGCTCCATTTGCAATCCCTGTAAAGATGACACTCTACCCAGCTAACCCTAAGAAACCAGGTACTCTTGACCTACCTGTTGGTTCTTCAGATCGTCTGATTCCAGGTGAAGGCAATTCAGACAAAATAGAGCCATTATTGACTCTGTCTTCATCAGCAACACagcttgaaaattttcatgagAGTGATGATGCTTCAGACATTGATACACTTCTGGCTGAAGGGGAGGGAGcagtgaagaaaaagaagcgaCCAAGGAGAGGGGATGATTTCAAGTTCCGTGAAGCTTTTGTGAAAGTGGATTTCTGGCTTCtctttttggtttacttttttGGGAGTGGGTCTGGAATAACTGTTCTCAATAATCTGGCTCAGATTGGAATTGCACAAGGAGTTGATGATACAACAATTTTGCTGTCTCTCTTCAGTTTTTGCAACTTTATTGGCCGTCTTGGTGGAGGTGCTGTTTCTGAGTACTTTGTCAGGTCA AGAAAAATGCCTCGGACAATTTGGATGATGTGCACACAAGTAATCATGATCATTGCATATCTTCTGTTTGCTTCAGCTCTCAGTAGTGGTACCCTTTACACCGCTACTGCATTACTTGGGATATGCTATGGAGCTCAGTTCTCTATCATGATCTCAACTGCCTCTGAGCTTTTTGGGTTGAAGAATTTTGGTGAAATTTACAATTTCATGGGGATTGGTAATCCTCTTGGTGCATTCCTCTTCTCAGGTCTTCTTGCTGGTTATGTATATGATAAAGAGGCCGAGAAACAGGAGGGGCTGAATTTGCTCACGAAGAGTGCCTCTTGCTTGGGTCCTAATTGTTTTAGGCTTACATTCTTGGTTCTAGCTGGCACCTGCAGTCTGGGCTCTGTATTGGGCTTAATCCTCAGTATTAGAATCAAACCTGTATATCAAATGCTATATGCTGTGGATTCTTTGCGTCACCCTCAAGATCCAGGTCACTGA